The sequence below is a genomic window from Methanoculleus sp. 7T.
CCGCCGCCGCTCCGCGGGGGCAAGGCCGCGGAGCGCGTGCCGCGAGAAGAACCCCTCCACGGCCTCGTCCGACCACCGGCCGAGGACGAGGCCGATGGCGTCGTCACGAGCCGCATCAGGGTCGCGGAGGTGGGCCGCGAGCGCCTCTGTGGATCGGGGGGCGAGAGCGTCCCTCGCCATGACGACCGCCTCCCGGAGCGGCCGGCGCCATGCCTGCGACCAACCGGGGTGCGCCCCGCTGTGACACCCGCACTCGTCCCGCCAGCGCTCGACGCCGTGGGCGCAGCTCCACGACGTCCCCTCCCGGACAACGACCTCGTGCGTAGGCGGGTAGGCGGCAAGATACTCGCCGTAGACCGTGAGGCGCGTATCACTCCGTGCCTCGATGGTGCGGAGGCAGTAGACGAGCGCCATCTCCCCAAACGTGCGGTGGTGGCCGTAGGTCTCTCCGTCGGTCGCGATATGCACGAGTTCCGGGCGTCCCCCTCCTCGGGAGAACGCACCGAACAGCCGCCCGGCAAACCGCCGCCCGTCGAGGAGCAGGTCCCCGAACGCAACGTCGCGGGCGATGCTCCCGTTGTAGAAGAAGACGGCGATGCTCTGGCCCGAGGGGAGGCGGCAGAGGTAGGGCATTCGCGTCTCGACCCGGCCGCCGGAGACGTCCGTCCAGCCTGTAGCTCCGATCACCCGCACCCTCTCGGCCTGGTGGGGGGCGAGGACCGTGAACCTGATCCCCGCCTCGGCCATCAGGTCGAGGGATTCGATATCGACCGCCGTCTCCGGGAGCCACATCCCTTCGGGCTTCCGGCCGAACCGTGACGCAAAGTCGCGGACCCCCCAAGCGACCTGAGTCCGCCTGTCCCGCGGGCTCGCAAGCGGCATGATGAGGTGGCTGTAACAGGAGGCGATCGCGGACCCGTGGCCGCCGTAGCGCTCCCGGCTCTCCCGGTCGGCATCGACGACCGCCCGATAAACCTCCGGACGATGCCGTTCCAGCCAAGAGAGGAGCGTCGGTGCGGCTGTGAAACTGATCTTTGAATAGGTGTTTGCGGCCTCCGCGATCATCCCGTCCGCATCAAGGATGCGTGCGGCGGTGTTCGGCCCGTAGCACTCCGCGGTCACCCGTTCGTTCCAGTCGTGGTACGGGGCGGCAGACCGCTGGACCTCGACGTCGCCGAGCCAGGGGTTCTCCCGCGGCGGCTGGTAGAAGTGGCCGTGGATGCAGACGGCGCGGTCCATCGGTCACGCCCCCTCGGGAGCGAAGACGACGACCCCGAGCGGGGGCAGGGTGAGCGGGAGCGACCACGGCCGGCCGTGCGCCGGGACCCGTTCCGCCTCCACCCCGCCGAGATTCCCGACGCCGCTCCCGCCGTACTCGACCGCGTCGCTGTTGAGCACCTCCTCCCAGAACCCGCCGAACGGGATGCCGACCCGGTAGCCGTAGCGCGGCATCGGGGTGCAGTTGCAGACGACGAGGACGACCTCGTCTGCCGACCGTCCCCGCCGGAGGTAACTGATGATGCTCTTCTCCACGTCGGAGAAGTCGACCCACTCGAACCCGCCCGGCTCGGCGTCCCGCTCGTGAAGGGCGGGCACACGCCGATAGAGGCGGTTTAGATCCCCGACCCACTGGAGGATCTCCCGGTGGGGAGGATACTGCAGGAGGCCCCACTCAAGCCCGGCGTCATGGCTCCACTCCGACCACTGCCCGAACTCACCCCCCATGAAGAGGAGCTTCTTCCCCGGGTGCGTGAACATATACCCGTAGAGGAGGCGGAGGTTCGCCCGTTTCCGCCACTCGTCGCCGGGCATCTTCCCGATGAGCGAACTCTTCTCGTGGACGACCTCGTCGTGCGAGAGGGGGAGGACGTAGCGCTCATTGAACGCATACCATATGCTGAACGTGAGAAGATCCAGCCGGTACTTCCGGAAGACCGGGTCGAGCGCGAAGTAGTCCAGGGTGTCGTGCATCCAGCCCATGTTCCACTTCAGGTCGAACCCGAGCCCCCCGGTCGCGGTCGGGGCGGTCACTCCCGGCCAAGAGGTCGCCTCCTCGGCAATGACGAGCGTATCGGGAAAGTTGGCGTGGACCGTGTCGTTCACCTTCCGAAGGAACCCTATAGCCTCGAGGTTCTCCCTCCCGCCGTAGACGTTCGGAGTCCACTCTCCGGCGCTCCGTGCGTAGTCGAGGTAGAGCATCGAGGAGACCGCATCCACCCGCAGCCCGTCGGCATGGTAGCGCTCAAGCCAGAAGTGGGCGCTGCTCAGGAGGAACGACCTGACCTCGTTTCTCCCGAGGTTGAAGATATAACTCTTCCACTCGGGGTGGTAGCGCTGGCTGGGGAGAGCATGCTCGTAGAGGTGCGTGCCGTCGAAGTAAGAGAGTCCATAGCCGTCGGCCGGGAAGTGGGACGGCACCCAGTCGAGGATCACCCCGATCCCGCGTTGGTGGAGGTAGTCGACGAGATACATGAAGTCCTGTGGGGTGCCGTACCTGCTTGTCGGGGCGAAGTAGCCGAGCGTCTGGTAACCCCATGAGGCGTAGAACGGGTGTTCCATGATTGGGAGGAACTCCACGTGGGTAAAATCGGCGTTAAGCATGTATTCGGCGAGTTCTTCCGCCGCCTCCCGGTAACTGAGGGACCGGTTCCCCTCCTCCGGCACCTTCCGCCACGAACCGAAGTGGAGCTCGTAGATAGATATCGGAGCATCAGGGGAGTTGTTCTCCTCGCGGCCCCGCATCCACGCCCGGTCGCGCCAGGTGTAGGCGAGGCCCCAGACGACGGACGCGGTCTTCGGCGGGACCTCCCAGAAATAGGCGAACGGGTCGCCTTTGTCTACGGAGTAGTCGTTGTACCTACTTCTGATATGGTATTTGTAGAGCGCCCCGTGGCCGACCTCCGGGATAAACCCCTCCCAGATGCCGGAACCGTCGCCGCGCATCCAGAGCGGGTTTCGGCCCGCCTCCCACTCGTTGAAGTCCCCGATGACCGAGACTTCCGCCGCGTTCGGCGCCCAGACCGCAAAGAACGTTCCCTCCGTATCTCCGGCGGTGACAGGGTGCGATCCCAGTTTCTCATGCAGGCGGAAGTGGTTTCCCTGCTTGAAGAGGTAGACGTCGTAGTCGGTGATGAGGCTGCCCGTCCTCATGATATCCGGTAGGGTCTGGTGCATGGTTTCACCTCATGGTCGAGAGGCTGCCGGAAAGAACTTTTCTGTAGACGTCGACTGTCCTCTCCGTGACGACGTCCCACCTGAACTTCTCCATTACCTTCCTACGCCCCGCCTTCCCGAGTTTCTGCATATACGCCGGGTCGTCGATGAGGTGACCGATCCCCCAAGCGATCGAGTCCGGCCGAACCGGGACTTTGATCCCGTTTACGTAGTTATCGATGTTCTCGGAGAGCCCTCCGACGTCGGTCGCGACGACGCAGCGTTCCGCACTCCACGCCTCCGTGAGGACGAGCCCGAAGGGCTCGTTTCTGCTCGGGATGGCGACGAGGTCGCAGGCGTTCAGGAGCCGGATGTGCTCGGCGTCGGAGACGTAGCCGAGAAACCGCACGGGAAGACCGTGCGCCGTCCCTTCGAGGTAGCCGCGCATATCTCCGGTGCCGGCGAAGAGAAACTGCACGTCCCAGCGTTTGGCGAGGATCCCGGGAACGGCTTGGACGAGGAGGTCGGGCCCCTTCTGGTAGGTGAGACGCCCGACGAAGAGGACGACGGGCGCGAGCGGATGGATGCCGTAGTGCTTCTTCACCTCGCCCGGGTCGACCCCGATACGGTAGGCAGAAGGATCGATTCCGTTCGGGATGACGGTGACTTTCCACTCCGGGACGTTGTAGAGCCACATCACCTCGGTCTTCGTCGAGTTCGAGACGGTCGTGACCGCCTTTGCGATGTAGCCCCCATACCACTCCTTGCCCGATATCTCCTTAAATTCCCACCAGCCGCCGAAGTTCCCCCCGTGGCGCCCGTACTCGGTGGAATGGAAGGAGAGGACGGTGTTTCGGTCGCGGAGGGCGTGCATCGCCTCGACGGGGTGCCAGTCGTGGAAGTGGAGGATATCGAACGCCGGGGCATCGCAGGCGCGAAAAGCGTCTACGAGCATGTTGCTCATGGTCCTGCAGTACTCGATGATGTTGTCTCCGTACGGCAGGCAGTAGTGATAGCGGACGCCGTTTATCTCCGTCGCATCCCCGGGCTTTCCCCGCGTGAAGAAGTGGACTTCGTGCCCCCTCCGGGCGAGATGCTCGGCGAGGCGGGTCGCCGCCGGGGCAAGGCCGCCTACCTTGAACGAGGAGTGGAGCGACTCCCAGCAGAAGAATGCTATCTTAAGCGTCTCCATAGTCTCTCAATCCTCTTCTGGATCGCGGACCGGAGTTCGGCGCGGTCGGAGATATCCCCGACCTTCCCGGCGAGCTTCGCATCGCCGATGACCTGGTCGATCCACCGGGAAAAGTCCCCCCGCTCGACGTGGTAACTGACGACGTCGTCCGGGGTAAATTCGAGCATATTCGCAAGTTCCTGCAGGCTGTGGGCGGCGTAGCCGGCAGGCCGGTCGTATGACGAGAAGGAGAACGCCAGATCGGGCGGGACGCAGCGCAGGGAACGGGCCGATTTCGGGGACCGTGTGCCGGCCGCGGACTGTTCCTCGAAGTGCGAGAGGATCCGCATGAAGGAGGCGAAGTAGTCGTAGGCCGCTTGGTGGCTGACGGCGTGGAGCGGTTTCCCGCACGAGACCGAGCGCATGGCCATCCTCCGGATATGGTCGGTCATGAGGAGGCACCGCCAGACCTCCTTCTCCGCAACCAGCCCCTCGGCCCCCTCAAGCGCTTCGAGTGCGGACTGCTGCATGATGGTCTTCTGCCGGTCCGGGCCGGCGGTCTCCTTGATATCCCCGTACGGCGGGAGGCGGGCGGCGTCGGAGGGGTGCACGGTCTCGATCCCATTCTCGGCGAGGGCGGACGGGAGTGCACGCAGGAACTCGAAGATGCCCGTCTCGGGGCCGACGGCATCCCCGAAGACGCGGTAGTCGAGGAAGAGCGTGATGCATTCGCCGGGGGAGATCGAGAGCCACTCTGCATACCGGTCGGCCATGAGCGGCCACTTGTCCCACTCCCTCCACGGAAACCGCACGGCAATGTCGTCGGAAAGTTCGCAGTGGGTGATGAGGACCGGGAGGCCATGGTAGGTGTAGGTGTGGTTTGGGTCCCTCTCCGGAGCGGGCTCCACACTCCCCTCGATGATCGCCGCCTCGATCCCGGCTCCGGCAAGGGCCTCTGCGGTGGCCGGGGTGATGGGGTAGTCGGTATGCGCAAACGTGGTCGGCACGACCGAGAAGTGCTCCTTCATCGTGTCGCGGTGCATGAGAAGTTCGTCCACGAACTCCCGGAGGTCGGCAAACTGCCCGGCGACGCTGTGGTAATAGGTCTGCGCGAGGACTTCGGCGTTTGGGTGCTTTGCCGCATGAGAAACGAGTTCGAGCGTATCCGGGTACCACTGTTCAAGGCGCTCCATCACTGTTCCGGAGATGCTGAAGGCGCATCTGAACCCTTCGTCGAGAAGGTCGAGGAGAACCTCGGTCGTCGGCCGGAACGATCGGTCGACGATCCGTCCCAAGTCTTCCTTTGCATCCGGGTAAAAGTAACTGTTCTTCAGGTTTCTCTTTCGCCTGATATCTGGTCGAAATCCGGGATTGAGATAGCAGGGATAATGGATATCGAATCCCAGACAGACCTTCGGTGGATTTGAGCCCTCGCCCGTCATCGGTGGTAGATAGTAGTTTCCGTATATAAAGGTCGTCGGCCCGGACACCTTCCGGTCCTGTGCCTCTCGGCAAGCCATGGTGCCCAGGTGTCGGATAACGGCACCTCCTGAGATGGAGTGGAGAACTCCGGATATCCTCAAATGAGAGGAAGACTTACCGCATAATGAGGATCAGGCGTTGAGCACCGATGGGTTTGCCGTGAGGACGATGACGCGGCAGGAGGTTCGAGTCGCCGTCGGCTGGGCGGAGCAGGAGGGGTGGAACCCGGGGATTTACGATGCGGAGGCCTTCTATGCCGCCGACCCGGAGGGGTTCTTCGTCGCGGAACTCGACGGCAAGCCGATAGGGTCGATCTCGGTCGTCAACTACAGTGAGACGTTCGCCTTTGCCGGCCTGTATATCCTGAAGCCGGAGTACCGGAACAGGGGTTACGGGAGCAGGCTGTTTGCCGCAGGCACGGCCCACGCCGGGGACCGGAACATCGGGGGCGACGGCGTCCTCACGATGCAGGAGAAATACCGCACGCGGTCCGGCTTTTCGCTCGCCTACAGAAACATCAGGTTCGAGGGCACCGGCGGCGGCAACGAGCCCGAAGGACTCGTCGATACCGCCGCGGTGCCGTTTGACCGGCTTGCCGCATACGATGCCCGGCACTTCCCGGCGCCGCGCCCTCGCTTCCTTGAGGAGTGGATCCGGCAGGAGGGGACGCGGGGCCGGGCGGTGCTCGGGGGAGACGGCGAGGTCGCAGGATACGGCATCATCCGGCGATGTCATCGCGGCCATAAGATCGGGCCGCTCTTTGCGGATACGCCGCAGGTTGCGGAGGATATCTTTCTTGCGCTCTCGGCGCAGGCTCCGGGCGAGCCGGTCTACCTCGATGCACCGGAACCGAACGCCGCCGCCGTGGCGCTCGCACGCCGGCACGGGATGGTCCCCGTCTTTGAGACGGCACGGATCTACACGAAGGCGGTCCCCGACTTGCCCCTCGACGAGATCTTCGGCGTGACATCGTTCGAGCTCGGGTGAGGAGAACCAAAACATTCTAAAGAGACCTCCGAAGAGTACCATCACGGGGTATGACCGCATGGACTATCTGGAGGAGTTTCCCGTTCTCATCATCGACGACGAACTGCATTCCGATACCGCGGAGGGCCGGGCTTCGCGGGAGATCGTGAAAGAACTGAAAGCCGAGGACTTCCCGGTCATCGAAGCCCTGACCGCCCGCGACGGGGTTCATGCCTTCCTCTCGCACCCGCATGCGAGTTGCATCATCATCGACTGGGAACTCACCCCCGAGCCCGCCGACGGCATGCTCACCGCGCGAGATGTCATAACCCTCATCAGGGAGCGCAACCCGAAGGTCCCGATCTTCTTGAATACCGAGAAACTGGCGATATCCGCCATCCCGCTCGGCGTCATATCCCGGATCGACGGCTACATCTGGAAACTCGAGGATACCCCGGCGTTCATCGCCGGCCACATCAAGCGGGCGGCAAAGAACTACCTCGCCGACGTCCTCCCCCCGTTCTTCCAGGGGCTCATGGACTACGTCGAGGAGTACAAATACTCCTGGCATACCCCGGGGCACATGGGCGGCGTCGCGTTCCTCAAGAGCGCCCCCGGCCGGATCTTCTACAACTTCTTCGGCGAGAATACGTTGCGGGCCGACCTCTCGGTCTCGGTGCCGGAGCTCGGGTCGCTCCTGAAACACTCCGGCGTCGTCGGGGAGGCGGAGCGGAAGGCCGCGGAGGTCTTCGGGGCCGACCGGACCTACTTCGTCACCGGCGGCACGTCGGCCGCGAACAAGATCGTCTGGCTTGCGACCGTCACCCCCGGCGACGTCGTCCTTGTCGACCGGAACTGCCACAAATCCGTGATGCACGCGATCATCATGACCGGCGCCGTCCCGGTCTACCTCATCCCGGCACGGAACGAGTACGGGATCATCGGCCCCATCCACAGCCGCGAGTTCCGCCCCGAGGTCATCCGGGAGAAGATCCGGGACTGCCCGCTCATAGAGGACCCTGCACTGCAGACGGTCAGGCTGGCCGCGATCACGAACTCCACCTACGATGGGATCTGCTACAGCGCAGAAAGGATCGAGGAGCAGCTGCGGGGCGTGGTCCCGTACCTCCACTTCGACGAGGCATGGTTCGGCTACGCCAGATTCCATCCCCTCTACGCCGGGCGATTCGGGATGCACACGGAAGACGAGGTCGGCCCGACGGTCTTCGCCACCCAATCGACCCACAAGGTCCTCGCCGCCTTCTCGCAGGGCTCGATGCTCCATATCAGGCAGGGCCGGGGGCCTGTCGACCACCCGCGGTTCAACGAGGCGTTCATGATGTTCACCTCCACCTCCCCTCAGTACACCATCATAGCCTCACTCGACGTCGCCACCAAGATGATGGCCGGGCACTCGGGGAAGTTCCTCGTCGAGGAGTCTATCGAGGAGGCGATCGTCTTCCGGAAGAAGATGGTGACGGTGGCAGAGGAGATCCGGGCAGGGAGCCGGTCCGGGGAGGACTACTGGTGGTTCACCGTCTGGCAGCCCGACTGCATCTTGGACCTTGGAGAGGAGCGGTCGTTTGAGGAGGTGGACGACCGGGTCCTCCTCGACAACGCCGGGTGCTGGCTCCTGGACCCGCACGATGCCTGGCACGGCTTTCCCGGCCTCGAGGAGGGCTACGCCATGCTCGACCCCATCAAGGTGACCATCCTCACCCCCGGGATCGGGCCGGGCGGGGAGATGGAGGACCGGGGGATTCCTGCGGCCATCGTCACGAAGTACCTCCGCAAGAGCGGGATCGTCGTCGAGAAGACCGGGTACTACTCGTTTTTGATCCTCTTCACGCTCGGGATCACCAAGGGCAAGTCCGGGACGCTGCTTGCGGAACTCTTCCGGTTCAAGGCCCTCTACGATGGGAACAGCCCGCTCGAGGAGGTCTTCCCCGATCTCGTGCGGGAGCACCCGGCCCGATATGCCGGCCGGGGCCTCGCCGACCTCTGCCGGGAGATGCACGCCTACCTCCGGGAGCGGCCGATAGCGGACGTCGTCCAGAGGATATGCGCGACGCTGCCGGAACCGGCGATGACGCCGGCGGAGGCCTACCGCCATCTGGTGCGGGGCGAGGTGACGCCGGTGCCGGCAGACGAGCTTGAGGGGAGAACCGTCGCGGTGATGGTCGTGCCCTACCCGCCGGGGATCCCGGTCATCATGCCGGGGGAGCGGTGCGGGCCGGCGACGCGGGGGATCGTCGACTATCTCGTCTCCCTGCAGGAGTTCGACATTCTCTTTCCGGGATTCGAGAACGAGGTGCACGGGGTGGACGTCGTCGCGAGGGACGGACGCCGGGTCTACTACATCTACTGCGTTGCGGAGTGACCGGGCCTGCCGTCACTCCCGCACCCTGCCGCTGGCGAGCGAGGCGAGGATGCCTGCGGTGCAGAGGACGGCGAAGACGGAGAACGCCACCCGGAGGCTCGTCATGAACGGCTCCTGGGCCTCCGGCCCGATCTGGGTGGTGCCGATGAAGAGGGCGAACGTGACGGTGGCGATGCCGAGCGAGAACATCATCCCCGTCGTCCGCATGGTGGCGAGCATCCCCGAGGCGAGGCCGTAGAGGGACCGGTCGACCGAGCTCATGACGGCGTTTGTGTTCGGGGAGGAGAAGAGGGCGAACCCGAACCCGAGGAGGATGAGGCTTGCGACGATCCAGGTCATCGGGGTGGTCGGGGAAAGAAGCGTGAGGAGGGCGAGACCGGTGGCAGTGAGCCCCATCCCGGCCGAGGCGACGTACCGGGGTTCTACCCGGTCGGAGAGCCTTCCGGCCGGGGCGGCGAAGAGCGCCTGGGTGACCGGCTGCGTGATCAGGACGAGACCCGCGAGACTGGGGTCGAACCCACGGACCACCTGGAGGTAGAGGGAGAGGAGGAACCCGACGGCAAACGTCGCGCCGTAGTTGATCAGGGCGGTCAGGTTTGAGAAGGCGAATGCCCGGTTCGATGCGAGGAGGCCGATGTTGAGAACCGGACTTTCCACCCTTCTCTCCCATGCGTAGAAGACCACAGAGAACGCCACGCCGGCGACGATTGCCGCGACGCCGGCCTGCTCCGGAAGGAGCGAGAATCCGTATATCGCGAAAAGGAGCATCGCGCCGTAGAAAACCGAACCGACGATGTCCAGCCGCTCTCCGCAGGCGTCGGCCCACTCCCCGGCAAGGTGGCGGCGGATCTGGTAGACGATGTAGATACCGAGGGGGATGTTGGTGAGGAAGATGCTCCGCCAGGTGAGGAGCTCGGTGAGGTAGCCGCCGAGGAGCGGCCCGATGGAGAGGCCGACGTAGACGGCGGTCACGTTGATCCCGAGCACCCGCCCCCGCTCCTCTGGAGGGAAGACCGACGTGATCATGGCGACCCCGGTGCCGTAGATCATGGCGCTTCCTATGCCCTCGAGGAACCGGAAGACGATGAGCATGGGTCCCGACGTCGCAAGCGCGGAGAGCAGGGCCGACGCGGTGAAGATGGTCACGCCGAGGGTGAAGACTTTTTTGCGTCCGTATATGTCGGCGCACCGCCCGAGCGGGACGAGGAAGATCGCGGTCGCGAGGAGGTACGACGAGGCCACGAGGCTGAGGGAGACGGCGTCGAGATCGAACTCTGCGGCGATCGACGGGAGCGCGATGTTCACCGCCGAGCCCATGAACGGGGTGAGGAACGCGGCGAGGGTGGCGATGATGAGGACGGTCCGGCGTTCGACGGCGTCGGAGGCGGGCATGGAGACTCTTTGCTGCGGCACTTACTGGAACTGAGGACGGCCGGGGAGTAAAGGGTTGCGATACGGCGTGCGTCACGTGCAGTCCTTCTGCGGGGGCGAGGAGGGTCGGCGGCCGGGCGAAGGTCGATGATGTCATCGAGATCCTGGTGCAGCAGGGCCTCTCCCGCGACAACGTCGAGCGCATCCTCGAGCAGCTGAAACGGGGCGGGGGGATGCTCGAGCCCCGGCACGGGCTGGTGAAGTTGATCGGGTTGGGGATCAAACTGTCCCCTCTTCGCGTTCTTCGCGGTGATCGAATTTCGGCCCGTCGCACTTCGCGTGAGTTCATTGGTGCGGATAGCGATACGGCCTCACGTGAAATGCGACGGATGGGACATCCGGAGCTTGAGAAGACCGAAGGTCTTCGAAAGACGCGAAGCCGCGAAGGAGTATCACACAGCGGGCCTGGCGGCTTTTCGAACTTCGGTTCCCAACCCCTCACGCGGTCTCTACGGCATAGGCCGCACGACCCTCCTTGCCGCGAGAACGGCCTCTCTCCTGTGTCCGCGTCCCCCGGAACGGGATCGAGCACCTCGTTTTTACAAACAGCCAGAGAACGTGTAGCTGCAGTGGCCGTAAAACATAAATGTCAAGACGTTCAGGTCATTGTGCGGATGCTCAAAACGCGTTCGCAAAACGGCGGAGGCTCACCCCATCCGTCCAAGACCGGGTGAACCCCCCACTGCCCGAAGGCAAGAGATAGGTTTGCACTTCCTGTACTTAAGGACTGTGCCTCTTTGCCTCCGGGGACGTTATAGGAGGAAAGCAAATGAATGGAAACATTGGAATGCGGGCACTCTCCGCGCTCTTCGCCGTGCTGCTGGTGAGCGTGGGTGTTGTGCCGGCGATGGCGTGCGAACCTGGAACACCTTGTAGCGATGTAAAACAAGGTATGCAAAAAACCGATTTGTCGGGCTTGGAGAAGTACGAAGCTGTTGCTTTTGCTTTGAACTTGGATGATGTGAAAAAACTCTCGGACATCTCGCGCTCTGAAGACTTTGGTTTGATCGTCGACAACGCCCAAGCATTCTCCTTCGAAAAAAAGCTTGAAGACGGATCTATCAATCACATAACGGCCGTAGTACTCCCCATAGAATCCATTGTTGAGAAAGACGGCTCCGTTCAGACATCGAACGTTGCCGCAATCTGGGACAGTGACACTAATCGGGTACTCAAGTCCACGTATATCTTCCAGAACAAGTCCCTATACAAACTCACATTCAGCATAATCGATGCCAATGGAGATGTACTCGAAGAAGTAATAGTCGATGAGGGTTCATTCGTCGAAAAAATGCCGGGGCAGTTATTTGCAACAGCAGAGGATCCGAGTTATTGGGAGTGTATTGCCGCGTGTGTCGCTATAGACTGTGCCTGCGCACTTGCTGGAATTCCCTGTCCGGGGCTGCCAATCTGTGATTTTTGTGTAACATTGTTGCCAGCCTGTGTTTACGTGCCAACCGTGATAACCTGTGGCGCTGTTGTGGCCTGCTTCGGGTTGGAAGCAACTTCATGTATGGTCAGTTGCCTGTAACTATGGCAAATTTCTCATTTTTGGGGAGGGTATAATGACACCACAACAGCACTATCTACTCGTGCTGGTTATCGCATTAATCGGACTCATTTGCTCTGGTTGTTTAGAAACAAACGTTGATGCCGATACGTTTCTGCGAAATGTCGCAGAGAAGCAGGCGAATATCGAAAACCTGACATATACTGAAATATTTACTTTTCATATAGGAGAAGAAACAAGGACTGTTGAATATGATGCTACTTTAAAGACACCAGATAAATTTCGAAGAATTGAGAGGATCGGCTCGATTATACGCTCGGAGACTGTCTCTAATGGGGACATAGTCTGGATCTATGATCCAGA
It includes:
- a CDS encoding Orn/Lys/Arg family decarboxylase, producing MDYLEEFPVLIIDDELHSDTAEGRASREIVKELKAEDFPVIEALTARDGVHAFLSHPHASCIIIDWELTPEPADGMLTARDVITLIRERNPKVPIFLNTEKLAISAIPLGVISRIDGYIWKLEDTPAFIAGHIKRAAKNYLADVLPPFFQGLMDYVEEYKYSWHTPGHMGGVAFLKSAPGRIFYNFFGENTLRADLSVSVPELGSLLKHSGVVGEAERKAAEVFGADRTYFVTGGTSAANKIVWLATVTPGDVVLVDRNCHKSVMHAIIMTGAVPVYLIPARNEYGIIGPIHSREFRPEVIREKIRDCPLIEDPALQTVRLAAITNSTYDGICYSAERIEEQLRGVVPYLHFDEAWFGYARFHPLYAGRFGMHTEDEVGPTVFATQSTHKVLAAFSQGSMLHIRQGRGPVDHPRFNEAFMMFTSTSPQYTIIASLDVATKMMAGHSGKFLVEESIEEAIVFRKKMVTVAEEIRAGSRSGEDYWWFTVWQPDCILDLGEERSFEEVDDRVLLDNAGCWLLDPHDAWHGFPGLEEGYAMLDPIKVTILTPGIGPGGEMEDRGIPAAIVTKYLRKSGIVVEKTGYYSFLILFTLGITKGKSGTLLAELFRFKALYDGNSPLEEVFPDLVREHPARYAGRGLADLCREMHAYLRERPIADVVQRICATLPEPAMTPAEAYRHLVRGEVTPVPADELEGRTVAVMVVPYPPGIPVIMPGERCGPATRGIVDYLVSLQEFDILFPGFENEVHGVDVVARDGRRVYYIYCVAE
- a CDS encoding MFS transporter → MPQQRVSMPASDAVERRTVLIIATLAAFLTPFMGSAVNIALPSIAAEFDLDAVSLSLVASSYLLATAIFLVPLGRCADIYGRKKVFTLGVTIFTASALLSALATSGPMLIVFRFLEGIGSAMIYGTGVAMITSVFPPEERGRVLGINVTAVYVGLSIGPLLGGYLTELLTWRSIFLTNIPLGIYIVYQIRRHLAGEWADACGERLDIVGSVFYGAMLLFAIYGFSLLPEQAGVAAIVAGVAFSVVFYAWERRVESPVLNIGLLASNRAFAFSNLTALINYGATFAVGFLLSLYLQVVRGFDPSLAGLVLITQPVTQALFAAPAGRLSDRVEPRYVASAGMGLTATGLALLTLLSPTTPMTWIVASLILLGFGFALFSSPNTNAVMSSVDRSLYGLASGMLATMRTTGMMFSLGIATVTFALFIGTTQIGPEAQEPFMTSLRVAFSVFAVLCTAGILASLASGRVRE